Proteins encoded within one genomic window of Clupea harengus chromosome 10, Ch_v2.0.2, whole genome shotgun sequence:
- the onecut3a gene encoding hepatocyte nuclear factor 6, which produces MMELTMENIGNLHGVSHGHQEDLMNSPHGRQSSHRNLVSHGRSAMVSSMASILEGAGDYRTDHSLSGPLHPAMTMSCDSGMSLSSTYTTLTPLQHLPPISTVSEKFHHHPHQHAHHHPVHQRLTAGNVSGSFTLMRDDRSLASMGNLYSHYPKDMSGMGQSLSPLSNGLGSLHNSQQTLSAYGPGTHLSNDKMMSTGGFESHAAMLSRSEDHLARGLGGHGAGIMTSLNGIHHHNHPHSQANGSMLTERDRQSVGGGQGGGSGQVEEINTKEVAHRITAELKRYSIPQAIFAARILCRSQGTLSDLLRNPKPWSKLKSGRETFRRMWKWLQEPEFQRMSALRLAACKRKEQEQQKDRNMAPKKQRLVFTDLQRRTLIAIFKENKRPSKEMQITIAQQLGLEVSTVSNFFMNARRRCMDRWIDEHHSGSPGQPGTSATTFSKA; this is translated from the exons ATGATGGAACTTACAATGGAGAACATTGGGAACCTTCACGGCGTTTCTCACGGCCATCAAGAGGACCTGATGAACTCTCCCCACGGTCGGCAATCGTCACATAGAAACCTGGTGTCGCACGGGCGCTCGGCGATGGTTTCCAGCATGGCTTCAATTTTAGAGGGGGCTGGAGACTATCGCACCGACCACTCATTGTCCGGTCCCTTACACCCGGCCATGACCATGTCCTGCGACTCCGGGATGAGCTTAAGCAGCACCTACACTACATTAACGCCGTTGCAGCACCTGCCTCCAATTTCCACAGTCTCCGAGAAATTTCACCACCATCCCCACCAACATGCCCACCACCATCCGGTTCATCAGCGTCTCACTGCCGGGAATGTTAGCGGCAGCTTTACCCTCATGCGGGATGACCGGAGTTTAGCATCCATGGGCAATCTTTACAGTCATTACCCCAAAGATATGTCTGGCATGGGGCAGTCGTTATCTCCTCTGTCCAACGGGCTTGGGTCTTTGCACAACTCTCAGCAGACTCTCTCGGCCTACGGTCCTGGGACCCATCTTTCAAACGACAAGATGATGTCCACAGGAGGCTTCGAGAGCCACGCAGCGATGCTGTCTAGGAGCGAAGACCACCTAGCTCGGGGTTTGGGGGGGCATGGTGCTGGCATCATGACCTCTCTCAATGGAATTCACCATCACAACCACCCGCACTCTCAGGCCAACGGGTCTATGTTGACCGAACGGGATAGACAGTCTGTAGGGGGTgggcagggaggggggtcaGGGCAGGTAGAGGAGATAAACACCAAAGAGGTGGCACACCGCATAACCGCGGAGCTCAAAAGGTACAGTATTCCGCAGGCAATCTTCGCCGCAAGAATCTTGTGTCGGTCGCAGGGAACGCTTTCTGATCTGCTCCGGAATCCCAAACCATGGAGTAAACTCAAGTCTGGACGAGAAACCTTTCGGAGGATGTGGAAATGGCTGCAAGAACCCGAGTTCCAGCGAATGTCAGCGCTCAGACTAGCAG CCTGTAAGCGGAAGGAGCAGGAACAGCAGAAGGACCGCAACATGGCGCCCAAGAAGCAACGTCTGGTCTTCACGGACCTGCAGCGCCGCACGCTCATCGCCATCTTCAAGGAGAACAAGCGGCCGTCCAAGGAGATGCAGATCACCATCGCCCAGCAGCTGGGCCTGGAGGTCAGCACGGTCAGCAACTTCTTCATGAACGCCCGCCGCCGCTGCATGGACCGCTGGATCGACGAGCACCACAGCGGCAGCCCGGGGCAGCCGGGCACCTCTGCCACCACCTTCTCCAAGGCCTGA